Within the Paenibacillus pabuli genome, the region GGTTGATATCTGCCGAGATTCGCGAACAAATGGAAGGGTTTGTGTTCTCATGAGAGCCACCTTGTATTATCGGGGGAAGCTGTCGTCCTGTAATTATGATTGTCCCTATTGTCCCTTTAGCAAAACCGTGGATTCCAAGGAGACGCTGGAAACAGACGAACAGCAGTTGCGTCAGTTCGTGGAATGGGTGAAGGCTCAGGAAGAGGCTGGACACGAGTTGTCCATTTTTTTCAATCCATATGGCGAGGCTCTGGTCCGGCGCTGGTACAGGGAAGCTATGGTTAAACTGTCGCATATGCGCCATGTCCATAAGATTGCTGTGCAGACCAACCTGTCTGTGAAGCTGGATTGGGCCCGTGAACTGAATTCCGAGACAGCTGCCTTCTGGGCAACATACCATCCTCGTGAGACCAAAGAATCTTCTTTCGTGAAACAATGTCTTTCTTTACGTGAGATGGGTCTTGAATTCAGCGTGGGAACGGTGGGACTCCGCAGTGCATTTCCTGCCATTCAATCCATGAGAGAGGCGTTGCCGGACGATGTCTACATGTGGATCAATGCCTTTAAGGATAAGCCCCATTATTACGAGCCAGAAGAGGTGGCCTATTTGCGATCCATTGATCCGCTTTTTGAGGGGAACTTACAGGACTACGAGAGTTATGGCAAGGGCTGCGCGGCCGGCTCGGAGGTATTTTATGTGCAGGGATCGGGGCATGTAAAAAGATGTTACAAGGATCGCCGGATCATTGGGCATTTGTACCGGGATGGTTTGGAAAAGCTGTCCGCGGATCGACCCTGCAGGATGAAAAAGTGCGGCTGTTATATTGGATACGTCCATATGACGGACTCTCCATTCAGGGATATTTATGGCCGTGGCTTGCTTGAACGGAATCCGGAATCTCTTGTGATGAATCGATGATGTCTTGACGTAAGGTGGAGATTTATAAACGCTCATGAGGATGACTAAGACGCGATAATAATGTTCATAAGAAATAATATAGAGGGGTGCCTGGTGAATGCATACATGCTGTTCACTGGGCACCCTTCTTTTAAACTACATTCTTTTAACGAATAGCAACCTTATATGTTCGTAACCAGGAGTTAATCTGTGTCAAGTAAGCAAACAGCTGTGGACCAGACATCAGCTGCCCAAACCAGGGGAGATTGGAGGAAGCATCAGGTGACGAAGCCAGTTTGCGGATTTGAGCCTTGTCAATCAAAGGCAGAATCGGCGAAGAGGCATCATCAAGGATATCCAATACCTGCTGCTTAACAGCAGCCAAATACTGTGGATTATGTGTTTTGGGATAAGGACTCTTTTTACGATACAAAACATCGTCAGGCAATACACCCTCCAACGCTTTTCGCAAGATCCCCTTCTCACGGCCGCCTGTTATTTTCATTTCCCAGGGAATGTTAAACACATATTGGATCAGGCGATGGTCACAGTATGGCACCCGAACTTCGAGCCCTGCCCCCATACTCATTCGATCCTTCCGATCCAGTAAGGTAGGCATGAATCGGGTGATGTTCAGATAGGACATGACACGCATTTGTGCCGCTTTACCGGTTTCCCCATCCAGTAAAGGAACCTCAGCCACAGCATCCGAATACCGGTCGGCAAGATAGTCCAGCGGTCTGATCCACTCCCGAATGTCTGCCGATAACAACCCTGCACGCATGTCAGGTGCTACCGACCAAGGGAAGGTTCCGGAATTCAGCATCTCGTCCCGATGGAACCAGGGATATCCTCCAAACACTTCATCGGCGGCCTCTCCCGAGATTGCGACGGTTGCCCCTTTTTTGATTTCTTTACAGAACAAATAGAGTGAAGAATCCACATCAGCCATTCCGGGCAAATCCCGTACTAACATCGCCTGATTCAAGGCTTGAACCAATTCTCCATTCTCAATCTCGATCCAGTGATGGTCTGTCTTCAGTTCATCCACCATACGCTGGATCCAGGGGCCATCTGCGCCGGGCTGGAACGAGTGCGCCTGGAAGTGCTTGGCATTATCCACATAGTCGACGGAATACGTACTAACTTGACCTTGACCGGTTCGGTTGTAATAGTCCACGGCCAGTGCTGACAGGGCGCTGGAGTCGAGGCCCCCTGACAGAAGGGAACAGACCGGAACGTCTGAAGCAAGCTGACGCTCGAGTGTATCCTGCAGCAGGCGCCGAACCTCGGCTGCAGTCGCATCCAGATCATGCTCGTGAGGCTGGCTTTCCAGCTTCCAATACGCGTAGGTTCGGATTCCATTCCGGTTGAAGATAAGCGCGTGTGCTGGTTTGAGCTCATTCAACGAAGAGTAGACACCGTGTCCAGGAGTCCTGGCCGGACCTACAATAAATACCTCTGCAAGACCCTCTGGACCGACCGCAGCTTCGACATCCGGGTGAAGCAAAAGGGATTTGGGTTCGGAGCCGAATACGAGAGCGTCTTTTGCGTTGCTGTAAAAGAGCGGTTTGACGCCAAGGCGATCACGTGCCATGAAGACCTGTTCGCGTCCTCCATCCCAGATGGCAAAAGCAAAAATACCATTAAAACGGTCTACACATGCCGGTCCCCATTCGATATAAGAGGCGAGCAAAACTTCCGTATCACATTGAGTACGGAAATGGTGCCCCCGCTGAAGCAGTTCTTTTTTCAATTCGGGTGCATTGTATAGTTCTCCGTTATACACGACGGTATAGGAGGTGTCTCCCTGTAACGCATGCATGGGCTGAGCGCCGTTCTCCGGGTCCATTACGCTGAGCCGGCGATGTCCAAATGCACAAGGATTGGAGATCCATGTACCTGAAGCATCGGGCCCCCGGTTCGACAAACTGTCCGTCATTCGGACCAGCAGCTCCGATTCCTGGGTCAAATCCCGATTCCACTGTATGAAGCCGGTTATACCGCACATGGTTGTTCATCCTTTCTTAGTCGAGTCGTTGATCTGTGGAGTATTGCATGGCATGGAGCCAGCAAATGTTGTCTTTTTCGTCAGAAGTCGTAACAAATATATGCCGAAAGCAGGCATAAAATGTCTGTCCTCTTCGGAAACTATATCTAGGGACAACGGCCTCAGCATGCCTGTGAAGGAGAGAATTGGACTGTGGACAAAACAACCTATTATGTCTCTGTGGGTGGACGTTCCGTTTTGCAGGATCAGCACGCAGCTGCTTATGAATGGGTTATTCAGGCGACACCTCAGGAAGTGGACCATTTAACGGGACTCCTCAACCTGATGCAGGAAAAAGAGGAAGAGGCTTTTCCAGGAATGGTATTCCCGTGGCCGGATACGCCAGAAGAATCTGTGAATCGGGCATATGAAGCTGTTTTACAGCAGGTGTATCACGAAATTTACCGTTTGGGAACGCCGGAGACAAGACAAGAGATCGAACAAAGTACATGAAACGATAAGGAGCGATTACAATGTATGCAATTCAGGATGCCAAGATCCGCAGATTAACCGAGGTGGATGGATTGTCTTGTGCTGAAGTGGAGGTACAACCAGCGAATGCAGGAGATCCTTCTTTATTAGTATATGTAGCGGCAACTCAGCCTGGAAGCACATTGGAAGTGGTAAGGATTGTACGCAACCATTCGGATGCTGTTCTGGACTGGTACAACAACAATATGCACACTGCCTTTGAGGATGCAACGGAAACGGCATTTGAGAACAGTGAAGGTGTAACGACAGGAGAAGATAAAGCCCGGTTTCAAAGTGAATTGTTTGCGTTTGGCCTGCTCGGCCCAACCCTTCAACGCTACTTAATTGGTCAGGCGTAATCATCTTCCAGCATGGATAACGGAGCTAACCCGGAGCATACTACAACCAAGTTCCGGGGAGGTGATTGCAATGGCTTCCAAGTTTAAGAAAAACAAAGGAAACCTTTACGCGCATCATACCGAGTTTGCCGGGGAAGTGCTCGCCGTTAACAGCAAGCGTCCTACGCTAAGAAATCCATGGCGTAAGGGAAACAAGTAACCGGAATGAAGAACCCGCCGTTTTTTGGAAACGGCGGGTTTCTGCATGTAATCAAACGTGCGGACAATGTAGAAGTTACGCATACTCACGAAGGACCTGAATCCCTTTAACGATGTTATATATAAAGCTTAATCCATAAATCACAAAGAACAGAATGACAAACCCGATGGCGCTACCGATGCTCTGGGAGGTAACGAAGAAATAAAAGAGGGGTATGGCAGCAAGAAACGGGAATACGTGTGAGAACAAGGCTCGCTTGGCATGTCCCTCAATATAGGCGTCTCGCGCAACAATCCAAATAATGATCGGGAACAGAAAAGGAGCGAAGAAAATACTGAAATAGGATAGGGCGGACAAAAGCTGTCTCATAACAATTCTCTCCTTCTTTGAATGAATTCAGGTGTAAAGGTATGTATGCAAAAGATTACCCAGCCACGCTGACAATGAATAGTCTGTGTTCAGTTTTGGTTGTACCCCTGGCATCAACAATAGTGCCTGCTAATCCAGATCATATTCGATCGGGGAGCAGCGTATGAAAATAATACGTAAAGGAATGAAACGGGATGCAATTTATTAATTTTTTATAAAAGTATTGAAAAATATAGAAAACCGAGTATAATAGAAATCGCGCCAAAAATTTTATCTATACATACTTGTCTCAGTAGCTCAGCAGGATAGAGCAACGGCCTTCTAAGCCGTCGGTCGGGGGTTCGAATCCCTCCTGGGACGTTCAAAGAAGCTTCCTTCGGGAAGCTTTTTTACGTTCAAGGGATGAGAACCCCAAAGGTTCGTCGGAGTGTATATAGGTTTTACCTATGAATGAAATAGAAACTATATATTTTAATAATAAATAAAAATATGCCACAATAATTCTATTCATACGAAAGCGACGGTGGTGCAGATGAAATCAATTAACCAATGGCGAGCAGATGAGTATGATCACAAACTGGCATTTGTATCGGGATACGGAAAAAGTTTAATTTCATGGCTTCAACCTCAAAAGGGAGAACGTATTCTTGATTTAGGCTGTGGAACGGGTGACTTGACACATGAAATCGCTAAGTCACAAGCAGAGGTAGTTGGTATGGATGCCTCTCCGAACATGATACAACGGGCGAGAAAGAAGTTTCCTGAAATCACATTCGTGGAAGGGGACGGACACCGATTCGAGGCAAGCAAACCCTATGATGCAATCTTCTCCAATGCGGCACTGCACTGGATGAAGAACCCTGGTCTTGTCGTAGAAAGCATATGGAAGGCACTGAAGCCTGGCGGACGTCTGGTAGCGGAGTTCGGTGGAAAGGGGAACGTGCAGACCATAGTAAATGCACTGGAAGCCGTGCTCGAACAAAAAACAGGAATCCATGCTGCAGATCGCAATCCGTGGTACTTTCCAACGATCGGTGAGTACAGCTCCATTTTGGAGGGAAGAGGATTCCTGGTTCGTCAGGCCTATCTTTACGACCGTCCTACCCAACTTCAAGATGGAGAAAAGGGTGTTGAGGGGTGGTTGGCTCATTTTGGAGGAGACTATTTTGCTGGTTTAAGTAAGGAACAAATCGAGGAAGTTTGTCTTGAAACGAGTAAAATAGTGTTACCCAAGCTGTGGATAGATGATGCAATCTATGCCGATTATAAGCGTTTGCGTGTGGAGGCTGTAAAACCAGAGTGGTGATATCTAGTGTTTATATACCTTGTTAAATGAAACTAAAATGAATATCACTCTTTAAAGTTAGTGTCTTGGAAGGATCATAATTCTCATACTTCAATGAGGATTATGGTCTTTTTTCCTATGAACTATTTTTTAATTCAATATCGTCATCGACAAATAAATACAAATCCGTTATTTTTCTCTTACTCAAGAACCATATAAGTAATTTTTATATCATATCTGTAATTATTTAGAAGGAAAATTCGATATTTTAGTAGAATAATTTACCAAGGGTCAATCTTCTTGCGGATGGGATGGTGACTTATACAAGTATTGCAGTACTTGTTCAGGCAAGGCCCCAGCGATTGGTGAGGTATTCATATTAAGAAGGAGGGGCATAGCCTTGAATAAACGATTGATATCCATGTTATTAAGTGTCCTCATGATCTTTTCCATTATTATGCCTGCGGCTGGAGCCGCTCCAGCAGATGTACAGCTTGACAGGAATTTGCCAACCAAGGCTGAAGCCGAGCAATGGAGAGAGATTCTTGCCCAGCGGGAAGAAAAACTTGCGGCAGAACCTTATTTGGATCAGAGGCTGGAAGGTCTAGGTGGAGAGAAAACAAGAGTAATCGTTGAACTCTCAAACAAACCCGTAGCTGTAGCGCAAGGCGAATCAACCCTCTCAGGAAAGTCATTTACCTCCTCTATGGAAACAAATGCTGTGACGAAGGTCGAACAACAACAACAGTCATTTGTACATAGCCTCACTCAGAATAAAATCAATCACGAAGTATTGGGAAATTACGCATATGCCCTAAATGGTGTAGCCATTGAAGTGAATGGAAGCCAAATGGGACAATTGCTTCGCATACCAGGCGTGGTCAGTGTGTATCCTGACCTTGAAATCGCGTTAACGCCGGAGAACGATGAAGTTAACCCTTATATGAAAGATACAGCTCCGTTTATTGGTGCTCCGGAAGTATGGGATTTGGGATACAAAGGAAATGGTATCAAAGTCGGTATTATTGATACAGGAATCGATTACGAGCACCCTAACCTGATAGACGGTTATAAGGGTGGATGGGATTTTGTTGATAACGATGAAGATCCTTATGAAGCAACAAGAGAGGAATGGAAAGTGTCTGGACAGTCCGAGTTTAACGAAAGAGGCAGTTCCTACTACACATCTCACGGTACTCACGTAGCAGGAACGATCGCAGCGCGCGAAGCTGGAGATTACGGGGTTGTTGGTATTGCCCCTGAAGCCGAAATCTATGCTTACCGTGTATTGGGGCCCTATGGCAGCGGACAAACAGCTTGGGTACTGGGCGGAATTGATCGCTCGGTTAAAGAGGGGATGGACATCATTAATCTCTCGCTCGGTAATACAGCAAATGATCCAAGCTACATTACTTCGGTTGCCCTCAATAATGCCATGCTATCAGGTGTGACTGCAGTTGTAGCGAGTGGTAACGAAGGCCCGAACCGTTACACACTAGGTTCTCCAGGAGCATCAGCTATGGCGATCACGGTCGGTAACTCTACGGGGCCTAGTCAGATGATCACAGCCGACACACATTTTTGGATCGGTGAGGAAGGGGAAGGAACACTACCTGATGAATTGCCGGTACCTGAGGTTGAACAATCGCCTGAACTGGGATTTGTACCAGGAGATGTAGCTCCAGAAACTCAAGAGCAAGACATACCTGCGAGTACGCCAGATGATAATTCATCTGTAGGTGATTTCGAAGAGGAGACGATCATTGAAGAGTCTGAGGCAACAGGTGAAAGTGAGCTGCCACAATCAGAGCAAGCGGAAGCCAATTCGGATACAACTCAGGATATAGCAGTCCCAAGTACAGAAGAAGCTGTACCTGCCGAAGAAGAGGAAGCTGCAGCTCCTACGGAAACGGAGAACAATCCACTGACTGTCACAGAGTCGGTTTATCGTCTGGATGTGATGGGATGGAATCTGGCGGAAGATCCAGAGACGGTATTGAATGGTCAATATGACTTGGTGTACGCCGGCTTGGGCAAACCCACCGACTTTGATGGCAAGGACATGAACGGCAAGGTTGCATTCATCCAACGCGGTGAACTGGCGTTCGTGGAGAAGATCGCCAATGCCAAAGCGGCTGGGGCGATTGCTGTAATTGTGTACAATAACATTCCTGGGCCGATTGGCGTTAGTCTGGGGGATGACTTTGAATTTATCCCTACCCTGAGCATGAGCAAGGAAGATGGAGAAGCCATCAAGGCGCAGCTCGATGCCGGTCAAGGTGTTGAAGTCAGCTTCAGTGATTTCGTCAAAGACATGACAGAGGGGGATGAGATGAACTCCTCGAGTTCCCGAGGACCAGCCAAGGTGACACTGGACATTAAACCTGACATCGTTGCACCGGGAACAAGCATCTTGTCAACAATTCCTGCGTATGGCAAAGATGAGCCGGAAGCGGATTACGTACAAGCGTATGGGCGCAAAACGGGGACAAGTATGGCTACTCCGCATGTAGCCGGGCTGATTGCATTGCTGATCGAAAAACATCCGGATTGGACGCCTTTTGATATCAAAGTCGCTCTTATGAACAATGCCAAGGTGCTGAATACAGAGAATTTTGATGTGTTCGATCAAGGGGCGGGGCGCATACAGGCAACAGAGACGATTGATCCTGAAGCTTTCGTTAAAGTCATGGATGTCACGAAATATACTGAAAACGGCGAGGCAGTAGAAAAGGAAAACATTACGGGCAGTGTCAATTTTGGCAACTTCCTGAGTGCAGATGAAAAAACGGTCAGTAAAACGCTCAAGGTACAGTCACTAAAAGGGACGGGCGGGGAATACTCTGTATCCGTTAATCCTACGCGAACCATTAATGGCGTCTCGGTTTCCGTAGATAAGACGTCCTTCGAACTGAATGGAGAAGAAGAGGTACAGGTAACGATTACCGTGCCGAAAGGCGTGGCCACTGTAGGAGAAGCTCAAGGATATCTGCAATTCAGTCATGGAACGAAAACGTACAGTGTACCTTACGTGGCTCACTTCAATGTCACAGAATCCGGTGTGAAATACATTGAAACGAAGTACGGTAATGAGACAAACCCATTCCATTATCCATTGAAGGAAGACGGCACGCTGGATACGTTGAATGTAGCGATGGAGTTCCACAATCCAATGAACTTCGCACTTATAGAGATTTTTGATGGTCTGAACCCGGATGGTGGTTTTTATCAGGATGGGTACATTGGAAGTATATTTGGAGATTACTACGACTTCAATGCCAATACCCGATATAACCTGGCTTGGACCGGAAATTACTTGGATTACGAAACAGAAGAAGCAACGAAAATACCGGATGGTTTGTACACCGTTGATATCACAGCTTTAGGTACAGACGGAAAAACGTATGTAGAAGATACTCCTCCTTTTTTGGTGAAAACAGAAGCACCAGTGGTTACTGCTCCAGAGAAGCTGGAATTTAAAAACGATGAGTCTGCAGTTATTAACGGAAACGTGGAAGATTTGTACTTCGTTGTCGCTCCTGCGCTCCAAGAAGGGTGGAACGTTGAGTTTGACCCTGCAGCATCCCTCGAAGCATCGTATGTTGTGAAAAAAGAGGATGATTCGATCGTT harbors:
- a CDS encoding STM4011 family radical SAM protein, encoding MRATLYYRGKLSSCNYDCPYCPFSKTVDSKETLETDEQQLRQFVEWVKAQEEAGHELSIFFNPYGEALVRRWYREAMVKLSHMRHVHKIAVQTNLSVKLDWARELNSETAAFWATYHPRETKESSFVKQCLSLREMGLEFSVGTVGLRSAFPAIQSMREALPDDVYMWINAFKDKPHYYEPEEVAYLRSIDPLFEGNLQDYESYGKGCAAGSEVFYVQGSGHVKRCYKDRRIIGHLYRDGLEKLSADRPCRMKKCGCYIGYVHMTDSPFRDIYGRGLLERNPESLVMNR
- the asnB gene encoding asparagine synthase (glutamine-hydrolyzing) — translated: MCGITGFIQWNRDLTQESELLVRMTDSLSNRGPDASGTWISNPCAFGHRRLSVMDPENGAQPMHALQGDTSYTVVYNGELYNAPELKKELLQRGHHFRTQCDTEVLLASYIEWGPACVDRFNGIFAFAIWDGGREQVFMARDRLGVKPLFYSNAKDALVFGSEPKSLLLHPDVEAAVGPEGLAEVFIVGPARTPGHGVYSSLNELKPAHALIFNRNGIRTYAYWKLESQPHEHDLDATAAEVRRLLQDTLERQLASDVPVCSLLSGGLDSSALSALAVDYYNRTGQGQVSTYSVDYVDNAKHFQAHSFQPGADGPWIQRMVDELKTDHHWIEIENGELVQALNQAMLVRDLPGMADVDSSLYLFCKEIKKGATVAISGEAADEVFGGYPWFHRDEMLNSGTFPWSVAPDMRAGLLSADIREWIRPLDYLADRYSDAVAEVPLLDGETGKAAQMRVMSYLNITRFMPTLLDRKDRMSMGAGLEVRVPYCDHRLIQYVFNIPWEMKITGGREKGILRKALEGVLPDDVLYRKKSPYPKTHNPQYLAAVKQQVLDILDDASSPILPLIDKAQIRKLASSPDASSNLPWFGQLMSGPQLFAYLTQINSWLRTYKVAIR
- a CDS encoding DUF4870 domain-containing protein, with the translated sequence MRQLLSALSYFSIFFAPFLFPIIIWIVARDAYIEGHAKRALFSHVFPFLAAIPLFYFFVTSQSIGSAIGFVILFFVIYGLSFIYNIVKGIQVLREYA
- a CDS encoding class I SAM-dependent methyltransferase, coding for MKSINQWRADEYDHKLAFVSGYGKSLISWLQPQKGERILDLGCGTGDLTHEIAKSQAEVVGMDASPNMIQRARKKFPEITFVEGDGHRFEASKPYDAIFSNAALHWMKNPGLVVESIWKALKPGGRLVAEFGGKGNVQTIVNALEAVLEQKTGIHAADRNPWYFPTIGEYSSILEGRGFLVRQAYLYDRPTQLQDGEKGVEGWLAHFGGDYFAGLSKEQIEEVCLETSKIVLPKLWIDDAIYADYKRLRVEAVKPEW
- a CDS encoding S8 family serine peptidase is translated as MNKRLISMLLSVLMIFSIIMPAAGAAPADVQLDRNLPTKAEAEQWREILAQREEKLAAEPYLDQRLEGLGGEKTRVIVELSNKPVAVAQGESTLSGKSFTSSMETNAVTKVEQQQQSFVHSLTQNKINHEVLGNYAYALNGVAIEVNGSQMGQLLRIPGVVSVYPDLEIALTPENDEVNPYMKDTAPFIGAPEVWDLGYKGNGIKVGIIDTGIDYEHPNLIDGYKGGWDFVDNDEDPYEATREEWKVSGQSEFNERGSSYYTSHGTHVAGTIAAREAGDYGVVGIAPEAEIYAYRVLGPYGSGQTAWVLGGIDRSVKEGMDIINLSLGNTANDPSYITSVALNNAMLSGVTAVVASGNEGPNRYTLGSPGASAMAITVGNSTGPSQMITADTHFWIGEEGEGTLPDELPVPEVEQSPELGFVPGDVAPETQEQDIPASTPDDNSSVGDFEEETIIEESEATGESELPQSEQAEANSDTTQDIAVPSTEEAVPAEEEEAAAPTETENNPLTVTESVYRLDVMGWNLAEDPETVLNGQYDLVYAGLGKPTDFDGKDMNGKVAFIQRGELAFVEKIANAKAAGAIAVIVYNNIPGPIGVSLGDDFEFIPTLSMSKEDGEAIKAQLDAGQGVEVSFSDFVKDMTEGDEMNSSSSRGPAKVTLDIKPDIVAPGTSILSTIPAYGKDEPEADYVQAYGRKTGTSMATPHVAGLIALLIEKHPDWTPFDIKVALMNNAKVLNTENFDVFDQGAGRIQATETIDPEAFVKVMDVTKYTENGEAVEKENITGSVNFGNFLSADEKTVSKTLKVQSLKGTGGEYSVSVNPTRTINGVSVSVDKTSFELNGEEEVQVTITVPKGVATVGEAQGYLQFSHGTKTYSVPYVAHFNVTESGVKYIETKYGNETNPFHYPLKEDGTLDTLNVAMEFHNPMNFALIEIFDGLNPDGGFYQDGYIGSIFGDYYDFNANTRYNLAWTGNYLDYETEEATKIPDGLYTVDITALGTDGKTYVEDTPPFLVKTEAPVVTAPEKLEFKNDESAVINGNVEDLYFVVAPALQEGWNVEFDPAASLEASYVVKKEDDSIVKEGDFEIQQDGSFGLGLEDIESGEYVVELTVKDQQGLSGTANTLLSLESTEPEPETPATKAPSTPVLSHNNGHANGLLEGSYTVSMNLWWGENATSYKLYEDGVLIDTQKLTYNAPMAQFAQTKITGKTNGTYTYVAELTNDKGTTRSQTLTVRVTNASPGKAVLSQDNWDGDGNFKVTMNLWWGTNATEYRLYENDQLIDTQALNAATPYAQSAVSTISGRSSGTYKYRAELSNSAGITSTETITVKVK